One genomic segment of Aquipluma nitroreducens includes these proteins:
- a CDS encoding DsrE/DsrF/DrsH-like family protein, whose product MEIPELTSENQSKAQKKLSLISFSGDFDKLVATFTLATGAAAVGYEVNIFFTFWGLDAIKKKQGRAFVGKGFLGKLFGFFMGGLRSAPVSRLNFLGLSPKIFRYLMRKKNVATLEELVEAAKALEINLYACEMAMHILGLEKSDFIHEVKGVLGVATFLELSEGGRTIFI is encoded by the coding sequence ATGGAAATCCCGGAATTAACATCAGAAAATCAGTCGAAAGCGCAAAAGAAGCTTTCTCTCATTAGTTTCAGCGGAGACTTTGACAAGCTGGTGGCGACTTTCACTTTGGCAACCGGCGCTGCGGCAGTGGGCTACGAAGTGAATATTTTCTTTACTTTCTGGGGACTCGATGCCATAAAGAAGAAACAAGGACGTGCTTTTGTCGGAAAAGGTTTTCTGGGTAAGTTGTTTGGTTTTTTCATGGGTGGTTTACGCAGTGCACCTGTCAGCCGGTTGAACTTTCTGGGGCTTAGTCCAAAGATATTCCGCTACCTGATGCGAAAGAAAAACGTTGCTACTCTTGAAGAACTGGTTGAAGCCGCCAAGGCCTTGGAAATAAATTTATACGCCTGCGAAATGGCCATGCACATCCTTGGACTTGAAAAGAGCGACTTTATTCATGAAGTAAAAGGAGTGCTTGGCGTTGCTACTTTCCTCGAATTATCTGAAGGTGGAAGAACGATATTCATTTAA
- a CDS encoding HesA/MoeB/ThiF family protein, whose amino-acid sequence MDFTEDQIQRYSRHIILQDVGVEGQERINKGKVLIVGAGGLGAPVALYLAAAGVGTIGIIDGDVVDLSNLQRQVIHFTADVNKAKVLSAKEKINQLNPDVKVIPYYDLLTASNASDIIKDYDFVVDGTDNFPVKFLINDACVQAGKPFSHGGILRFEGQTITVLPGTACYRCVFHSPPPPNAVPTCSQAGVLGAIAGMLGTIQAAEVLKYLTGVGDLLTNRLLTFNAKTMEFRTIKVKHNRRCAVCGDHPTITELIDYEQATCEIKSKH is encoded by the coding sequence ATGGATTTTACTGAAGATCAAATACAACGATACAGCCGTCACATTATCCTTCAGGATGTAGGTGTGGAAGGACAGGAAAGAATTAATAAGGGGAAGGTATTGATTGTGGGTGCCGGAGGTTTGGGGGCTCCGGTTGCCCTTTACCTTGCTGCAGCTGGCGTTGGCACCATTGGCATCATCGATGGCGACGTGGTCGATTTGTCGAACCTGCAACGCCAGGTCATTCATTTCACGGCTGATGTGAACAAAGCTAAAGTACTTTCGGCAAAAGAGAAAATTAATCAGCTTAATCCTGATGTAAAGGTGATTCCCTACTACGATCTTTTAACAGCAAGCAATGCTTCGGACATCATCAAAGATTACGATTTTGTGGTGGATGGAACCGATAATTTCCCGGTGAAATTCCTGATCAACGATGCTTGCGTTCAGGCCGGAAAACCATTCTCGCACGGAGGAATATTACGTTTTGAGGGGCAAACCATTACCGTTTTACCAGGAACCGCCTGTTATCGTTGTGTTTTCCATTCACCACCGCCACCCAATGCCGTACCCACCTGTTCGCAGGCTGGCGTTTTAGGGGCCATTGCCGGTATGCTGGGAACCATTCAGGCTGCTGAAGTACTTAAATACCTGACCGGAGTTGGCGATTTGCTGACCAACCGGTTGCTTACTTTCAATGCCAAAACAATGGAGTTCCGCACTATTAAAGTGAAACACAATCGTCGATGTGCAGTTTGTGGCGACCATCCAACCATCACAGAACTGATTGATTACGAACAGGCAACCTGTGAAATAAAAAGCAAACATTAA
- a CDS encoding sulfurtransferase TusA family protein: protein MYKIPDSLKSEISAFAKHVHDFRNGEIEAVKFKAIRVPMGIYEQRVNGTFMVRVRCAAGMITPTQLKEVALLAQKEGTEPIHITTRQEIQLHNVKLEQAPGILEQLYRLGLSSRGGGGNTVRNIMASEDAGIAKDEIFNVTPYALSLTNTLIAESDSWSLPRKYKIAFAGNDSDNANATFSDLGLIATIRSGEKGFKVYIGGGLGSKPTAGFKLSDFVPATDLLYVGEALKVLFSEHGNRRNRHKARIRYIFYKLGEERVFELFYEIFNRLKAEGKYELELPEVHQSLKEGQVIDYNSESKLFGKWLKRYVKEQNQSGLYSVEVPFNQGMVKTETFIRLAEFLAPLGEDVIRFTMRQNILLRNIPGQLLESLYQELNDLGVEVDLPRILNSLVACAGADTCRLGICLSRGASSAIKKSLSGISEAQLDELSDINVNLSGCPNSCGQHSIAQLGFYGKASRNDRLYPAYYVVAGGQTGDNRARLASKYGEINSRDLPQFTTQLLEKWSVKKSHFSDFNDYLDREGKTDVEELLTSFETIPSFGDDKNYYFDWGAEEIFTLTGKGAAECSAGMFDMIDFDRDAILDIQKGIEHTNDQELINKSLYGIVYHASRMLLVTRGIEPSNREEIFTSFIQSFILEGHISQEFEPVVKLALTNPEASFVKHRAIVYDLATSVIDLYNNMDDSLQFKAQNEVQKVNKPEAEIPSGKRFKDFRGVACPMNFVKTKIELSTMKSGELLEILLDDGAPIKNVPGSVRNEGHHVLEEKKTENFWSVLIRKQ from the coding sequence ATGTATAAAATCCCTGATTCCCTGAAAAGCGAAATCAGTGCATTTGCAAAGCATGTGCACGATTTTAGGAACGGTGAAATTGAAGCCGTAAAATTCAAAGCCATTCGTGTGCCGATGGGCATTTACGAGCAACGTGTAAACGGTACTTTTATGGTTCGTGTGCGCTGTGCTGCCGGTATGATTACGCCCACCCAATTGAAAGAAGTTGCACTTCTGGCCCAAAAAGAGGGGACTGAACCTATTCACATTACTACCCGTCAGGAGATTCAGTTGCATAACGTTAAGTTGGAACAGGCTCCCGGAATTTTGGAGCAATTGTACCGATTGGGCTTGTCATCGCGAGGTGGTGGCGGAAATACAGTACGCAACATCATGGCTTCGGAAGATGCCGGTATCGCAAAAGATGAAATTTTTAATGTTACGCCGTATGCTCTGTCATTGACTAACACCCTGATTGCCGAATCGGATTCGTGGTCGTTACCTCGTAAATATAAAATTGCATTCGCCGGAAACGATTCGGACAATGCTAACGCCACCTTCAGCGATTTGGGCTTAATTGCCACCATCCGTTCAGGAGAAAAGGGTTTCAAAGTATATATTGGCGGTGGATTGGGTTCAAAACCAACAGCCGGATTTAAACTGTCGGATTTTGTTCCAGCAACCGACCTGCTTTATGTAGGCGAAGCGCTGAAAGTTTTGTTCTCGGAACATGGCAACCGCCGAAACCGCCACAAAGCACGCATCCGTTACATCTTTTACAAACTGGGCGAAGAACGGGTTTTCGAGCTTTTCTATGAAATATTTAACCGTCTGAAAGCTGAAGGCAAGTATGAATTGGAGCTTCCTGAAGTTCATCAATCACTAAAAGAAGGTCAGGTGATTGACTATAATTCTGAAAGCAAATTGTTCGGAAAATGGTTAAAACGATATGTCAAAGAACAAAATCAAAGCGGACTTTATTCCGTTGAAGTGCCATTCAATCAGGGAATGGTCAAAACAGAAACATTTATCCGGTTGGCTGAATTCCTTGCCCCGCTTGGCGAAGATGTGATCCGGTTTACCATGCGGCAAAACATTCTGTTGCGAAATATTCCCGGACAGTTGCTGGAATCCTTGTATCAGGAATTGAACGATTTGGGCGTGGAAGTTGATCTGCCCCGAATCCTGAATTCGCTGGTTGCCTGTGCCGGTGCGGATACCTGCCGGTTGGGAATTTGTCTTTCGAGAGGCGCATCGTCGGCAATCAAAAAATCATTGTCTGGCATTTCTGAAGCCCAGTTGGATGAGTTGAGTGACATCAATGTCAATTTATCTGGATGCCCCAACTCTTGCGGGCAGCACAGCATCGCGCAGCTTGGTTTCTATGGAAAAGCCTCGCGCAACGACCGTCTTTATCCGGCTTACTATGTGGTTGCAGGAGGGCAGACTGGCGACAACAGAGCCCGGCTGGCATCGAAATATGGCGAAATCAACTCCCGTGACTTGCCTCAATTTACAACACAACTCTTAGAAAAATGGAGCGTAAAAAAATCACATTTTTCTGATTTTAACGATTACCTCGACCGCGAAGGAAAAACTGATGTGGAAGAGCTGTTGACCAGCTTTGAAACTATTCCATCATTCGGGGATGATAAAAACTACTATTTCGACTGGGGAGCCGAGGAGATTTTCACGCTCACAGGGAAAGGCGCTGCCGAATGTTCAGCAGGTATGTTTGATATGATTGATTTCGACCGAGATGCCATTTTGGATATTCAAAAAGGCATTGAACACACTAACGATCAGGAATTGATCAACAAATCGCTTTATGGTATTGTATATCATGCTTCAAGGATGTTGCTCGTTACCCGTGGAATAGAGCCGAGTAACCGCGAAGAAATTTTTACTTCATTTATCCAGTCGTTTATACTCGAAGGACATATCAGTCAGGAATTTGAACCGGTAGTTAAGCTGGCATTGACAAATCCTGAAGCTTCATTTGTAAAACACCGGGCTATTGTTTATGACCTGGCAACCTCGGTTATTGATTTATATAACAACATGGACGATTCGCTTCAGTTTAAGGCACAAAATGAAGTTCAGAAAGTGAACAAACCAGAGGCTGAAATCCCATCAGGAAAGCGTTTTAAAGATTTTCGCGGAGTGGCCTGTCCAATGAATTTTGTGAAGACAAAAATTGAATTATCGACCATGAAAAGCGGTGAACTGCTTGAAATCCTTTTGGATGACGGCGCCCCGATTAAAAACGTGCCGGGTTCGGTCCGTAACGAAGGACATCATGTTCTGGAAGAGAAAAAGACTGAAAATTTTTGGTCGGTTTTGATCCGGAAACAATAG
- a CDS encoding sulfurtransferase TusA family protein produces the protein MVTFKLDITREHCPMTFVKTKIQLSKLNAGDVLEVLLTEGEPLENVPKSSREQGFNVLEVSHVEGVVHKVLIQK, from the coding sequence ATGGTTACTTTCAAATTAGATATTACACGTGAGCATTGCCCGATGACTTTTGTTAAAACCAAGATCCAACTGTCAAAACTAAATGCTGGTGATGTATTGGAAGTTTTACTCACTGAAGGCGAGCCGCTCGAAAATGTTCCGAAAAGTTCACGCGAACAAGGATTTAATGTGTTGGAGGTATCGCATGTTGAAGGCGTGGTACATAAAGTCCTCATTCAGAAATAA
- the cysK gene encoding cysteine synthase A, translated as MAKIAKSITDLIGNTPLLELKKIERKFSLEAKIIAKLESFNPGRSVKDRIGFALIDVAEKQGWIDKNTVVIEPTSGNTGIALALVAASKGYRLILVMPDSMSIERRNILKALGAEIVLSSGHEGMSGAIRKATELKNTFPKVFIPQQFSNYANPAIHRRTTALEIWNDTDGLVDIFIAGVGTGGTITGVAEILKEKNPEIKVVAVEPADSPVLSGGRFGPHKIQGIGAGFIPGVLNVNVFDEIFRVKNEEAYEISNELARTEGLLAGVSSGAAVYAAIQVAKRPENKDKRIVVILPDTGERYLSTGLYQVEKKGEVQKPVFDKTM; from the coding sequence ATGGCGAAAATTGCAAAAAGCATAACCGATTTGATTGGGAATACTCCTCTTTTGGAACTTAAAAAGATTGAGCGAAAGTTTAGTCTGGAAGCCAAAATTATAGCCAAACTCGAATCGTTTAATCCAGGCCGTAGTGTAAAAGACCGGATAGGGTTTGCACTGATAGATGTTGCTGAAAAGCAGGGCTGGATTGATAAAAATACGGTTGTAATAGAGCCAACCAGCGGAAATACCGGTATTGCCCTCGCACTTGTTGCAGCTTCGAAAGGATACCGGCTCATACTGGTAATGCCCGACTCAATGAGCATCGAAAGGCGAAATATACTGAAAGCGCTTGGTGCAGAAATTGTTCTTAGCTCCGGCCATGAAGGAATGAGCGGCGCTATTCGCAAGGCAACCGAATTAAAAAATACGTTTCCAAAGGTCTTTATTCCGCAGCAATTCAGCAATTATGCGAATCCGGCCATCCACCGGCGAACAACCGCTCTGGAAATTTGGAATGATACTGACGGACTCGTTGATATTTTCATTGCCGGTGTCGGGACAGGAGGAACCATCACCGGAGTTGCTGAAATATTAAAGGAAAAAAATCCTGAAATAAAGGTCGTAGCAGTTGAACCGGCTGACTCTCCTGTACTTTCAGGTGGTAGGTTTGGACCACATAAAATACAAGGTATCGGGGCTGGATTTATTCCGGGAGTACTTAATGTCAATGTGTTCGATGAAATTTTCAGGGTAAAAAACGAAGAAGCTTATGAAATAAGTAACGAACTTGCCCGAACCGAAGGTTTACTGGCGGGAGTCTCTTCCGGAGCAGCTGTTTATGCAGCCATTCAGGTTGCAAAACGCCCTGAAAATAAAGATAAACGTATCGTAGTTATACTTCCCGATACAGGAGAACGATACCTTTCTACCGGGCTTTATCAGGTTGAGAAAAAAGGTGAAGTTCAGAAGCCCGTTTTTGATAAAACAATGTGA
- the cysK gene encoding cysteine synthase A, whose translation MTKIAEKLTDLIGNTPLLELSNFSSQHQIESRLIAKLEYFNPGGSVKDRIGKAMIEDAEANGILKSDSVIIEPTSGNTGIALALVAAAKGYRLILTMPETFSVERRNLLKALGAELVLTPGPLGMKGAIAKAVELAESTPNSFIPQQFKNPANPEIHRKTTGIEIWNDTDGEVDIFVSGIGTGGTITGVGEILKESKPSVQIIAVEPADSPVISGGNPGPHKIQGIGAGFIPDVLNRSVIDEVITVSNENAFATSRQLARSEGLLVGISSGAAAYAALQVAKRPENKGKTIVVILPDTGERYLSTILYQFEEPAAVHSN comes from the coding sequence ATGACAAAAATTGCAGAAAAGTTAACAGACTTAATTGGTAACACTCCATTGTTGGAGCTTTCCAATTTTAGCAGTCAGCATCAGATTGAATCCAGACTGATTGCCAAATTGGAATATTTTAACCCAGGCGGAAGTGTAAAAGACCGCATTGGCAAGGCCATGATCGAAGATGCCGAAGCAAATGGCATACTCAAATCCGATTCGGTAATTATTGAGCCAACCAGTGGAAATACAGGGATTGCCTTAGCGTTGGTTGCCGCTGCAAAAGGATACCGTTTAATCCTTACCATGCCTGAAACCTTTAGTGTCGAACGCCGAAACCTGCTCAAAGCCCTTGGCGCTGAATTGGTTTTGACACCCGGACCTCTAGGAATGAAAGGGGCAATTGCCAAAGCAGTTGAACTGGCAGAAAGTACTCCCAACTCATTCATACCCCAGCAGTTTAAAAACCCTGCAAATCCCGAAATACACCGCAAAACAACTGGAATAGAAATATGGAACGACACCGACGGTGAGGTTGATATTTTTGTTTCAGGAATTGGGACTGGCGGAACGATTACTGGCGTGGGCGAAATCCTAAAGGAAAGTAAGCCGTCTGTTCAAATCATTGCTGTTGAGCCAGCCGATTCACCGGTCATTTCAGGTGGAAATCCAGGTCCGCACAAAATACAGGGCATTGGCGCAGGTTTTATTCCCGATGTGTTGAACCGTTCGGTGATTGATGAAGTTATCACGGTCAGCAATGAAAACGCTTTTGCTACCAGCCGTCAACTGGCCCGCTCTGAAGGATTGTTGGTTGGGATATCATCGGGTGCAGCGGCTTATGCAGCTTTGCAGGTTGCCAAACGTCCCGAGAATAAAGGAAAAACAATTGTGGTTATCCTTCCTGATACTGGTGAAAGGTACCTGTCAACTATCCTTTACCAGTTTGAAGAACCGGCTGCAGTACATTCCAATTAG
- the thiS gene encoding sulfur carrier protein ThiS has product MAKIQVNGNEQEVEVPISLIELIKKNDVAQPEMVSIQVNGEFLPRENFNSTLIYDGDEVDFLYFMGGGSN; this is encoded by the coding sequence ATGGCAAAGATTCAGGTAAATGGTAATGAGCAGGAGGTGGAAGTACCTATCTCTTTGATCGAATTGATTAAGAAAAACGATGTGGCACAGCCCGAAATGGTTTCGATACAGGTAAACGGCGAATTTTTACCGCGAGAAAATTTCAACTCGACACTTATATACGATGGCGATGAAGTTGATTTTCTTTATTTCATGGGCGGAGGTTCAAATTAA
- a CDS encoding ArsR/SmtB family transcription factor, whose protein sequence is MNNNSCIRQQADIKQINRCKERVSELNGSFEYLSSGLELAGNNVRLKILFLLYEEKRLCVCDISDILCMTISAISQHLRKLKDRKLIKTEREAQTIFYSLTGDYEKMLKPLFKIYIEDKILKTI, encoded by the coding sequence ATGAACAACAATTCTTGCATAAGACAACAAGCGGACATTAAACAAATAAACCGTTGCAAAGAAAGAGTATCAGAACTCAACGGTTCGTTTGAATATTTATCAAGCGGACTTGAATTGGCAGGTAATAACGTTAGATTGAAAATTCTCTTCCTACTTTATGAAGAAAAACGACTTTGTGTTTGTGACATAAGCGACATTCTCTGCATGACAATTTCGGCTATTTCTCAACACTTGCGAAAACTCAAAGACCGAAAACTTATTAAAACAGAGCGTGAAGCACAAACAATTTTTTACTCATTAACAGGAGATTACGAAAAGATGCTCAAACCTTTATTCAAAATTTATATTGAAGATAAAATCTTGAAAACAATATGA
- a CDS encoding LuxR C-terminal-related transcriptional regulator: MSNSGNKIIIADTQFLVVEALKSLLENDERFSIIEIVSSCNELHKVLEKESFQLLITDFALFDFDSVDDLQKIKQKFPDLAVLVLTNSINKAEFNELSKIGIKNIIYKTSDRDEIFAAVDAALKGKKYFAEEILDMILEQGENKPIIEEGVQLTSSEIEIVRLIASGRTTKEIAHNKCISFHTVNTHRKNIFRKLGVSNASELIIHAIKSGWIDNIEYYI, encoded by the coding sequence ATGAGCAATTCGGGAAATAAAATAATAATTGCGGATACACAGTTTTTAGTGGTTGAAGCTTTGAAATCGTTATTGGAGAATGACGAGCGGTTTTCAATCATTGAAATTGTGAGTTCGTGCAATGAGCTGCATAAAGTTCTGGAAAAGGAATCCTTTCAACTGCTGATTACAGACTTTGCCCTATTCGATTTTGATAGTGTTGATGACCTTCAAAAGATCAAACAAAAGTTTCCGGATTTAGCGGTTTTAGTTTTGACTAATTCAATCAACAAAGCTGAATTTAACGAGTTGTCTAAAATTGGGATCAAAAACATCATTTATAAAACGTCAGACAGGGACGAGATCTTTGCGGCTGTTGATGCAGCTCTAAAGGGAAAGAAATATTTTGCCGAAGAAATACTCGACATGATTCTGGAGCAAGGCGAAAACAAACCGATAATCGAAGAAGGTGTGCAGTTGACCAGCTCCGAAATCGAAATCGTCAGGCTGATTGCCAGTGGAAGAACCACCAAGGAGATCGCTCATAATAAATGCATTAGCTTTCATACGGTAAATACTCATCGGAAAAACATCTTCCGTAAATTGGGCGTTTCCAATGCCTCCGAATTGATCATCCATGCCATCAAATCGGGTTGGATCGATAACATCGAATACTATATTTAG
- the cobA gene encoding uroporphyrinogen-III C-methyltransferase produces the protein MHSLISIVGAGPGDPELLTVKALKRIQEADIILHDALVSDEILNLAKPDVERVYVGKIYQDGQNQTGRQEWINQLLIDLSEKGQRVVRLKSGDPMIFGRGAEEIRFCIENKLNYEVIPGVTSALAAASLYGIPLTERGKNSMVLFGTGHYSEGEFLDIDTFVSVLKSGSPIIIYMGLNKLIRLSTRLIEQSISGDTSVQILSKVSQPDAYFIEGTLENIAQVIESKKPNMPALVIIGKNVVKLNVAGRE, from the coding sequence ATGCACTCGTTAATCTCCATTGTTGGCGCCGGGCCGGGCGACCCTGAATTATTAACAGTCAAAGCGCTGAAACGAATTCAGGAAGCCGACATCATCCTGCATGATGCCTTGGTGAGCGATGAAATTTTAAATCTTGCCAAACCTGATGTAGAACGGGTTTATGTGGGCAAAATTTATCAGGACGGCCAAAATCAAACCGGAAGACAGGAATGGATCAACCAATTGCTGATTGATTTGTCAGAAAAAGGACAAAGGGTTGTCCGGCTGAAATCGGGCGATCCGATGATTTTTGGCCGGGGAGCTGAAGAAATCAGGTTTTGCATCGAGAACAAGTTGAACTATGAAGTTATTCCCGGCGTTACGTCTGCACTTGCAGCGGCTTCGTTATACGGGATACCGCTCACCGAACGGGGCAAAAACAGCATGGTACTATTTGGAACCGGGCATTACAGCGAAGGGGAATTCCTGGATATAGACACTTTTGTTTCTGTTTTGAAATCCGGCTCTCCAATCATTATTTATATGGGCTTGAACAAACTGATCCGATTATCCACCCGATTAATCGAACAATCCATTTCAGGAGATACCAGCGTTCAGATTTTAAGCAAAGTTTCACAACCCGATGCTTATTTCATTGAAGGCACTCTGGAAAATATTGCACAGGTGATTGAAAGCAAAAAACCGAATATGCCAGCATTGGTAATTATTGGCAAAAATGTAGTGAAATTGAATGTGGCGGGCAGAGAATAA
- a CDS encoding M67 family metallopeptidase has protein sequence MLQIPQQIINDLFDHAKTGLPEEVCGYLAGTNSQVVKHFRLTNIDHSNEHFSFDPKEQFQVVREARKLGLEILANYHSHPETPARPSQEDIRLAFDPNISYVIVSLAAKLPDVKSFRIRGGEVEKEEIQII, from the coding sequence ATGCTCCAAATACCGCAACAAATTATTAATGATCTTTTTGACCACGCCAAAACGGGCTTGCCTGAAGAAGTTTGTGGTTATCTGGCTGGTACCAATAGCCAAGTTGTCAAACATTTCAGGCTAACAAACATTGACCACAGCAACGAGCATTTTTCGTTTGATCCGAAAGAGCAGTTTCAGGTGGTGCGTGAAGCACGGAAATTGGGTTTGGAGATTTTGGCCAATTACCACAGTCATCCCGAAACACCAGCCCGACCTTCGCAGGAAGATATCCGGCTGGCTTTCGATCCGAATATCAGTTATGTGATTGTTTCACTGGCTGCAAAATTACCAGATGTGAAATCTTTCAGGATAAGGGGTGGTGAGGTTGAAAAAGAAGAAATACAGATTATATAG
- a CDS encoding RrF2 family transcriptional regulator has translation MLTQKTRYSMLAMVRLAKEFGKGTLMINEIAESERIPKRFLESILLELKKNGYLSSKLGKNGGYFLIKNPKDVNLLEIVRLFEGSIALLKCTSEKYYEPCEHCKDEANCAVRGTFKDIREYTFNKLASTSLDMLTTGVKAL, from the coding sequence ATGCTGACACAAAAAACAAGATATTCGATGCTGGCAATGGTTCGGCTCGCGAAAGAATTTGGAAAAGGAACCCTGATGATCAACGAAATAGCCGAGAGTGAGCGAATTCCAAAAAGGTTCCTCGAATCAATTTTGCTTGAACTTAAGAAGAACGGATATTTAAGTTCTAAGCTTGGTAAAAATGGAGGCTATTTCCTGATAAAAAATCCAAAAGATGTCAATTTACTCGAAATTGTCAGGCTTTTTGAAGGCAGCATCGCCTTGCTAAAATGTACTTCCGAAAAATACTACGAACCCTGTGAACATTGTAAAGATGAGGCAAACTGTGCAGTGCGCGGAACATTTAAAGATATCCGTGAATACACTTTCAACAAACTGGCAAGTACATCATTGGATATGCTCACGACAGGGGTTAAAGCTCTATAA
- a CDS encoding Crp/Fnr family transcriptional regulator — protein MLLSETKQEYSWFRRISSQFISEKDFDKLEKTSVKLTFKKGEPILKQGGMPSHVVYLEKGIVKFNYENETSKNLILTIVSAPKILGGANLFYKDNNLFSLIAVEDCEVIMIDSKVIEGVLMDNSKFAMMMFQVASEMFKKSVMNFISLAHKQKEGRIADIILYLAEEVYHSNSFLLSLTRKEIAEFAGCSTENVIMTLSKWQNEKIVSLEGKTIEINDIDKLKYISKIG, from the coding sequence ATGCTTTTAAGTGAAACCAAGCAGGAATATTCATGGTTCAGAAGAATTTCCTCTCAGTTTATTTCTGAAAAAGACTTTGATAAACTCGAAAAAACTTCGGTTAAACTCACTTTTAAAAAAGGGGAACCCATTTTGAAACAGGGTGGGATGCCATCTCATGTGGTTTATCTTGAAAAGGGAATTGTCAAGTTCAATTACGAGAATGAGACAAGTAAAAATCTTATCCTGACTATTGTTTCGGCACCAAAGATTTTGGGAGGAGCCAACCTGTTTTACAAAGACAATAACCTGTTTTCGCTCATCGCGGTTGAAGATTGTGAGGTTATCATGATTGATTCCAAAGTGATTGAAGGGGTTTTGATGGATAATTCGAAATTCGCCATGATGATGTTTCAGGTGGCCTCCGAGATGTTCAAAAAGTCGGTCATGAATTTTATCAGCCTGGCGCACAAGCAAAAAGAAGGGCGAATCGCCGACATCATTTTGTATCTGGCCGAAGAAGTTTACCATAGCAATTCGTTTCTCCTTTCACTAACCCGAAAAGAAATTGCCGAATTTGCCGGTTGCTCCACCGAAAATGTGATCATGACTTTATCGAAATGGCAGAATGAGAAAATCGTATCTTTAGAGGGAAAAACCATTGAGATCAATGACATAGATAAATTAAAGTATATCAGTAAAATAGGATAG